The following proteins come from a genomic window of Vanessa tameamea isolate UH-Manoa-2023 chromosome 6, ilVanTame1 primary haplotype, whole genome shotgun sequence:
- the LOC113393353 gene encoding uncharacterized protein LOC113393353, with protein sequence MSLKYSIGFLMVLVCCLAEVSSRPSNESSVNEEITIKTSTKADTEDASISYQEDSNIKIEEDGIKDIVEKIKTINSFLNKPSREQLNLNKPYSEKPHGIDRETLLKIQQIIASAKLNKDSIKNQEQNNYLSEDVYRNYYSRSSKQTPNYFYQSPMIPYISNPYTMNVPVVPSPSYNEMLGYATNNNLKSLSNGVYQTRQQQPFFPGFPSFPTFSSFPSFSLDNFQPFAQLFPVLIKNPFVAFSQGGGLDNFVEYGQNADVCNRKQKSPTDKNYNNVENLQETHVTENNNYDIGSDSTISEKKPISRKSRALKKRTVSTKAPEQELDESETGKKIYASKPSITRKPSKRPSPVESTDDFKHSDPEGDLRFPFSSDFTWFWNKKPVAPSPGFFINKLKVRKGGVAIAGPGGIATAGKGGTAIVGPGGLAYTKPGGLAIAGPHARVVALSPYSDLFSSLTRPHHQGYDFRALESIREGKIVATGPVIYYHPIEQILFFTNRYYTPVTKIKQSYQRQATEVFNYDGENFVDHLAKDPTFIFHINPRAFAKSGENGVAISNPISSVIIRKGEPGSIIHTPRATAIAGPGGIAHAEAIQYIPFYGGAKGQYLEVKKDTTGSILSEKVVAEESISSENIVKNKDESLLSKVLAANLQSLKTLSNNLLKIHNVGRKTGRLGNQEKNRFKGQLYSLGEAASNTIKLIDEIGDDVEVLFKKNATLTRKYDDTYDEDVGEEGISIDSPTDTGESYLEGSIIAEAKPVGLAVIGESGLAASRPMATAVAASGVAIARPIGTAIAGIDPTLLGIDFHVNHSEQKIKYKGQSY encoded by the exons ATGGTGTTGGTTTGCTGTCTGGCAGAGGTGTCATCGCGACCGTCTAATGA atCGTCAGTAAATGAAGAAATTACTATCAAAACATCTACTAAAGCTGACACAGAAGATGCATCTATTTCTTATCAAGAAGATTCTAATATAAAGATTGAAGAAGACGGAATAAAAGATAtagttgaaaaaataaaaaccataaacAGTTTTCTGAATAAGCCGTCTCGTGAACAGTTAAATTTGAACAAGCCTTATAGCGAAAAACCCCACGGTATTGACAGAGAAActcttttaaaaattcaacaaatTATAGCGTCAGCAAAACTGAATAAGGATTCAATCAAGAATCAGGAGCAAAACAACTATCTCAGCGAAGATGTCTATCGAAATTACTATTCAAGATCATCAAAACAAAcaccaaattatttttatcagagCCCAATGATCCCTTATATATCAAACCCATATACAATGAATGTACCAGTAGTTCCCTCACCTTCTTATAACGAAATGCTTGGATAtgctacaaataataatttaaaatcccTCTCGAATGGGGTATATCAAACTAGACAGCAACAACCGTTTTTCCCAGGCTTTCCATCATTTCCCACATTTTCATCATTTCCTTCATTCTCACTAGATAACTTTCAACCATTTGCTCAATTATTTCCTGTTTTGATTAAAAATCCTTTCGTTGCTTTTAGTCAAGGTGGTGGATTAGACAATTTTGTTGAATATGGACAAAACGCTGATGTGTGCAACAGAAAACAAAAATCACCGACTGACAAAAACTACAACAATGTTGAGAATTTACAAGAAACTCATGTTActgaaaataacaattatgatATCGGTAGCGATAGCACAATCTCCGAGAAAAAACCTATTTCGAGAAAATCTCGTGCACTAAAAAAACGTACCGTTTCTACTAAAGCACCTGAACAAGAACTCGACGAAAGTGAAACTGGTAAAAAAATTTACGCATCAAAGCCAAGCATTACTCGCAAACCAAGTAAAAGGCCTTCACCTGTTGAATCAACTGATGATTTTAAACATAGTGATCCTGAAGGTGATCTTCGTTTTCCTTTTTCAAGTGATTTTACTTGGTTTTGGAACAAAAAACCTGTAGCACCGAGTCCTGGTTTCtttataaacaaacttaaaGTTCGTAAAGGTGGAGTAGCTATTGCTGGTCCAGGTGGTATAGCAACAGCTGGAAAAGGCGGTACAGCCATCGTTGGCCCAGGTGGACTTGCTTATACCAAACCAGGTGGTTTAGCCATTGCCGGTCCTCATGCTCGGGTTGTAGCTCTATCACCTTACTCGGATCTCTTTTCCTCATTAACCCGACCTCACCACCAAGGATACGATTTTAGAGCGTTAGAATCAATAAGAGAAGGAAAAATAGTTGCAACGGGTcctgttatttattatcatcCCATCGAACAAATA ttattttttactaatagatACTACACGCCCGTAACGAAGATCAAGCAAAGTTATCAGAGACAAGCAACTGAAGTCTTTAATTACGACGGTGAAAATTTCGTTGATCATCTGGCGAAAGACCccacatttatatttcatattaatccTCGAGCGTTTGCGAAGAGTGGAGAAAATGGTGTTGCTATATCTAACCCAATATCAAGTGTTATAATACGAAAAGGGGAACCAGGCTCAATTATACATACTCCAAGAGCAACAGCCATAGCTGGACCGGGAGGTATCGCCCACGCCGAA GCTATACAATACATCCCTTTTTATGGAGGCGCAAAGGGACAATATTTAGAAGTGAAGAAAGATACAACAGGATCGATCCTTAGCGAGAAAGTGGTAGCTGAAGAGAGTATAAGCAGTGAAAACATAGTCAAAAATAAAGACGAAAGTCTACTATCCAAAGTTTTAGCTGCAAATTTACAGAGCCTTAAAACTCTGTCGAATAATTTACTGAAAATACACAATGTTGGACGAAAGACTGGCCGTTTAGGTAaccaagaaaaaaatagattcaaAGGTCAACTGTATTCACTGGGTGAAGCTGCTTCTAATACTATTAAATTGATCGACGAAATAGGAGATGATGTTGAGgtgctgtttaaaaaaaatgcaactcTTACAAGGAAATACGACGATACCTATGACGAAGAT GTTGGCGAAGAAGGCATCAGCATCGACTCTCCGACAGATACCGGTGAATCTTATCTCGAGGGCAGTATAATTGCTGAAGCGAAGCCTGTTG GTTTGGCAGTGATTGGTGAATCTGGATTAGCCGCTTCCCGTCCAATGGCGACAGCGGTGGCGGCTTCTGGTGTCGCCATTGCTCGGCCCATTGGAACGGCTATAGCTGGCATCGACCCAACTCTGCTTGGTATTGATTTCCACGTCAACCATTCTGAgcagaaaattaaatacaagggCCAATCCtactaa
- the LOC113393458 gene encoding uncharacterized protein LOC113393458 isoform X1, translating into MATFFFFIVSLYAASAAPQSSSRLYPQASQYQQINPLDYYLDNPEVRNFYEQEQKQVNTNSHNSAPARLETLEPDSEVELIPGAQQPQQPPQQTPVAPNLPGLIPGQRVFIVHMPVPGYRPGTVGGYQPVYVVAAGPQANTGYPGYQNPVLLDPSGRGSPVHGYQPGVPGVQANPNLAVPFGNQPFNFGYQAPIIAYQPVTNHQTGEVPGALRLSQLVSLQGQVQQTNEGRQNNKNSSKNEPKSASQVTMESQEHLQNTKPSSAQIKNKA; encoded by the exons ATGGCGACatttttt TTTTTTATCGTTTCGCTGTACGCGGCTAGCGCAGCACCGCAGTCGTCGTCGAGACTCTATCCACAAGCCTCGCAGTACCAGCAAATAAATCC ACTGGACTATTATTTAGATAATCCCGAAGTGAGAAACTTTTACGAACAAGAACAAAAACAAG TTAACACGAACTCCCATAATAGTGCACCAGCACGCCTGGAGACGCTAGAACCTGATAGTGAAGTTGAGCTTATACCTGGAGCACAACAACCCCAGCAGCCACCACAGCAG aCACCAGTTGCACCTAATTTACCAGGTTTGATTCCCGGACAAAGAGTATTTATTGTTCACATGCCAGTTCCCGGATATAG ACCTGGTACTGTTGGTGGTTACCAGCCTGTGTATGTTGTAGCAGCAGGGCCTCAAGCAAACACAGGATATCCtg GTTACCAGAACCCTGTCCTTCTCGATCCATCTGGCCGAGGTTCTCCAGTACATGGTTATCAACCAGGCGTCCCGGGTGTACAAGCAAATCCAAATTTGGCAGTTCCTTTTGGCAACCAACCCTTTAACTTTGGATATCAAGCACCAATCATAGCTTATCA GCCAGTAACAAACCATCAAACAGGTGAAGTGCCTGGGGCTCTACGACTCTCACAACTCGTCTCTTTGCAAGGACAAGTTCAACAAACCAATGAGGGTCGCCAGAACAATA aaaattcATCGAAGAATGAACCCAAAAGTGCCAGTCAGGTGACAATGGAATCCCAAGAACATCTTCAAAATACAAAGCCATCATCAGCCCAAATTAAAAACAAGGCATAG
- the LOC113393458 gene encoding uncharacterized protein LOC113393458 isoform X2, giving the protein MATFFFFIVSLYAASAAPQSSSRLYPQASQYQQINPLDYYLDNPEVRNFYEQEQKQVNTNSHNSAPARLETLEPDSEVELIPGAQQPQQPPQQTPVAPNLPGLIPGQRVFIVHMPVPGYRPGTVGGYQPVYVVAAGPQANTGYPGYQNPVLLDPSGRGSPVHGYQPGVPGVQANPNLAVPFGNQPFNFGYQAPIIAYQPVTNHQTGEVPGALRLSQLVSLQGQVQQTNEENSSKNEPKSASQVTMESQEHLQNTKPSSAQIKNKA; this is encoded by the exons ATGGCGACatttttt TTTTTTATCGTTTCGCTGTACGCGGCTAGCGCAGCACCGCAGTCGTCGTCGAGACTCTATCCACAAGCCTCGCAGTACCAGCAAATAAATCC ACTGGACTATTATTTAGATAATCCCGAAGTGAGAAACTTTTACGAACAAGAACAAAAACAAG TTAACACGAACTCCCATAATAGTGCACCAGCACGCCTGGAGACGCTAGAACCTGATAGTGAAGTTGAGCTTATACCTGGAGCACAACAACCCCAGCAGCCACCACAGCAG aCACCAGTTGCACCTAATTTACCAGGTTTGATTCCCGGACAAAGAGTATTTATTGTTCACATGCCAGTTCCCGGATATAG ACCTGGTACTGTTGGTGGTTACCAGCCTGTGTATGTTGTAGCAGCAGGGCCTCAAGCAAACACAGGATATCCtg GTTACCAGAACCCTGTCCTTCTCGATCCATCTGGCCGAGGTTCTCCAGTACATGGTTATCAACCAGGCGTCCCGGGTGTACAAGCAAATCCAAATTTGGCAGTTCCTTTTGGCAACCAACCCTTTAACTTTGGATATCAAGCACCAATCATAGCTTATCA GCCAGTAACAAACCATCAAACAGGTGAAGTGCCTGGGGCTCTACGACTCTCACAACTCGTCTCTTTGCAAGGACAAGTTCAACAAACCAATGAGG aaaattcATCGAAGAATGAACCCAAAAGTGCCAGTCAGGTGACAATGGAATCCCAAGAACATCTTCAAAATACAAAGCCATCATCAGCCCAAATTAAAAACAAGGCATAG